The following are from one region of the Bacillus spongiae genome:
- a CDS encoding PadR family transcriptional regulator — MLEIEKVLKKYVPMTETAFYILLSLTKPRHGYGIVKHVEEISNSRVRLGSGTVYGTLTKMQKDGIITVFADEQRKTVYEITDIGKKLILTEITRIKELHENARKYEGEFDVESF, encoded by the coding sequence ATGTTGGAGATTGAAAAGGTATTAAAAAAGTATGTACCCATGACCGAAACGGCTTTTTATATACTGCTTTCGTTAACAAAACCACGGCATGGATATGGAATTGTGAAGCATGTTGAGGAGATTTCCAATTCACGAGTCCGCTTAGGTTCTGGTACAGTTTATGGCACGTTGACGAAAATGCAAAAGGATGGGATTATTACTGTTTTTGCTGATGAACAAAGAAAAACAGTGTATGAGATTACCGACATTGGAAAAAAGCTCATTCTTACTGAAATAACTAGAATAAAAGAGCTGCACGAGAATGCAAGAAAGTATGAGGGGGAATTTGATGTTGAAAGTTTTTAG
- a CDS encoding DUF2812 domain-containing protein: protein MLKVFRPFWSYDVKKTESWLSNMAKKGHHLVGLNRWTRCFSFQQGEATNITYRVGYDKANSIPLSNTLKDDGWTKVLQSGNWFITENRKPVEQIKRSSVREGILRRNKKMMYGFTGLLIFIITFSLQHILTLGIDFLLGIPSTKVESPMWIVTYLFFSAVITMLLLAMYSIRTIGKTNKDLMNEEVENLFTGNEEEDRLSKKEELQLKRSGELVRKRKLAWMYSPDKLEKWLESMEKAGYHLYRISQAGTAFHFRTGAPRNVKYCVDYQHISSENYFAIHREAGWKSVYVSPTSLQKWTIWSYEYIDGEEKPQLYSDKFLHVKQAKKVAVAYSILFLPIVIMYSFLVGVFIAGMDMTNVILFSFSIFIFGSFTVRSWLYYRRIRKQYTITLN from the coding sequence ATGTTGAAAGTTTTTAGGCCCTTTTGGAGCTATGATGTCAAAAAAACGGAAAGCTGGCTTTCCAACATGGCGAAGAAAGGGCATCACTTAGTAGGATTAAATCGGTGGACACGTTGCTTTTCCTTTCAGCAAGGGGAGGCAACAAACATCACCTATCGAGTAGGATATGATAAAGCAAATAGTATTCCTCTATCCAATACGTTAAAGGATGACGGCTGGACGAAAGTATTACAAAGTGGAAATTGGTTTATCACGGAAAACAGAAAACCTGTTGAACAAATTAAGCGATCAAGTGTACGAGAGGGGATCTTAAGACGGAATAAAAAAATGATGTATGGATTTACTGGGCTGCTCATTTTCATAATAACCTTTTCTCTACAACATATTTTGACACTAGGCATTGACTTTCTTCTAGGAATACCTAGTACCAAAGTCGAGAGTCCGATGTGGATTGTAACCTATTTATTCTTTAGTGCTGTGATCACAATGTTATTGTTAGCCATGTATTCAATTAGAACAATTGGAAAAACGAACAAGGATTTAATGAATGAAGAAGTGGAGAACTTATTTACTGGGAACGAGGAAGAAGACAGACTCAGTAAAAAAGAAGAATTACAGCTAAAGCGGTCAGGGGAGCTTGTGAGGAAACGAAAGCTCGCTTGGATGTATTCTCCAGACAAGCTTGAAAAATGGCTGGAATCAATGGAGAAGGCAGGCTATCATTTATATCGAATTAGTCAAGCAGGAACAGCTTTTCATTTTCGCACTGGCGCTCCTCGTAACGTAAAGTATTGCGTGGATTACCAACATATTTCAAGTGAAAACTATTTCGCTATACATAGAGAAGCTGGCTGGAAAAGTGTGTATGTGTCTCCTACTTCATTACAAAAATGGACGATTTGGAGCTATGAATATATTGACGGTGAGGAAAAGCCGCAATTATACTCAGACAAATTCCTTCATGTGAAACAAGCGAAAAAGGTGGCTGTTGCGTATTCTATTCTTTTTCTACCTATTGTGATCATGTATAGTTTTCTTGTAGGAGTTTTTATTGCTGGTATGGATATGACAAACGTTATCCTATTTTCCTTTTCGATATTCATTTTTGGGTCCTTTACCGTTAGGTCCTGGCTTTATTATCGGAGAATTCGGAAGCAATATACCATTACGCTTAATTAG
- a CDS encoding leucine-rich repeat domain-containing protein, protein MKKLIRKRIVIMMAFIMCLQPIFQLQGPVLAQTKLVPDENLELMIKHELGKRSSEELTVSDLESLTRLDANGRGIQNIEGLQYADNLQSLELYDNNINDLSSLAGLVNIEELNLSNTNVEDIDILTLFSLKGLTHLNLDNNNISDISSLEKLEKLTSLSLDNTNIDISSIEPFVRLERLSFTDNNVTDISSLSVLRNLTSLYLYNNKITNISSLAGLDNLYSLALGNNEIEDISSLESLANLSYIYLDDNKITDISSLSGLEKIEELYASNNRIEAIPNLSNLEKINLLYLYNNKINDISGLENLNSVFELYLGNNNITDISSLAGLENLSDLYLSSNNISDISSLSETENLYNLFLKDNNIKDISSLVDLQHLRFMDFEGNPLNLQAKDIIQTFRDKGKNVIYSGEFHDTSLYLSNLSVSEGNLRFERNKTEYDLHVNHSVESLTVTPTAEEPSAVVTIKGPNGTYQNLIKLAVGENLIEVIVTAIDGTKTVYTINVTREAASNASNEDDTTNEGTVEPTVPKSPENDPQAPIATFNAPATVNYYQPVGTTNNESDSNAGESKEEENSDDESSTLPDALMKLQKESSLAVVNTYFPHMEKVYAPIVLSQQVIVQQHLLNEE, encoded by the coding sequence ATGAAGAAATTAATAAGAAAAAGAATTGTAATTATGATGGCATTCATCATGTGCTTACAGCCGATTTTCCAACTACAGGGGCCAGTATTAGCGCAAACGAAGCTGGTTCCAGATGAAAATTTAGAATTAATGATTAAACATGAGTTGGGCAAGAGGTCATCTGAGGAATTAACTGTTTCGGATTTAGAATCTTTAACTAGATTGGATGCGAATGGTAGAGGGATACAAAATATTGAGGGACTTCAGTACGCTGATAATTTACAATCTCTCGAACTGTATGATAATAATATCAATGATCTATCAAGCTTAGCAGGTCTAGTAAATATTGAAGAATTAAATTTATCTAATACCAATGTTGAGGATATTGATATCTTAACTCTTTTTAGTTTAAAGGGTTTAACACATCTGAACTTAGATAACAACAACATCTCTGATATTTCTAGTTTAGAAAAATTGGAAAAATTAACAAGTTTATCTTTAGATAATACAAATATCGATATCTCAAGTATAGAACCGTTTGTAAGGTTAGAACGGTTATCTTTTACTGACAATAATGTCACCGATATTTCAAGCCTTTCAGTATTAAGGAATTTAACGAGCCTATACTTATATAATAACAAGATCACTAATATCTCAAGCTTGGCGGGATTAGACAATCTATATTCTTTAGCACTAGGTAATAATGAAATAGAGGATATTTCTAGTTTAGAAAGTTTAGCAAATTTATCTTATATATATTTAGATGACAACAAGATCACGGATATTTCTAGCTTATCAGGACTAGAGAAGATAGAAGAATTATATGCATCTAATAATAGGATTGAGGCCATACCAAACCTAAGTAATTTAGAGAAAATTAATCTTTTATATTTATATAATAATAAAATAAATGATATTTCAGGCTTGGAGAATTTAAATAGTGTATTTGAATTATATTTGGGTAATAACAATATCACGGATATCTCAAGTCTAGCAGGATTGGAAAATTTATCAGATCTTTATTTATCTTCAAACAACATAAGTGATATTTCAAGCTTATCTGAAACAGAAAACTTATATAACCTTTTTTTGAAGGATAATAACATTAAGGATATCTCAAGCTTAGTAGATTTACAGCATTTACGTTTTATGGATTTTGAAGGGAACCCCTTGAATTTACAGGCAAAAGACATCATTCAAACGTTTAGAGACAAGGGTAAAAATGTAATATATTCAGGTGAATTTCACGACACATCATTGTATTTAAGTAACCTTTCAGTTAGTGAAGGAAACTTACGTTTTGAAAGAAATAAAACCGAGTATGATCTACATGTGAATCACTCAGTCGAATCCCTTACGGTGACACCAACCGCTGAGGAACCTAGTGCAGTCGTAACAATAAAAGGGCCAAACGGCACTTATCAAAATTTAATTAAATTAGCAGTAGGAGAGAATCTAATTGAAGTGATTGTTACAGCAATTGACGGTACAAAGACGGTTTACACGATCAATGTGACGAGAGAAGCTGCGAGTAATGCCAGCAATGAGGATGACACCACCAATGAAGGGACCGTAGAGCCGACAGTCCCTAAGTCTCCAGAGAATGATCCTCAAGCACCGATTGCTACCTTTAATGCACCAGCAACAGTGAATTACTATCAACCGGTTGGTACTACTAATAACGAAAGTGATAGTAATGCAGGAGAGAGTAAGGAAGAAGAGAATAGTGATGACGAATCTAGCACTCTACCAGACGCCTTAATGAAACTTCAGAAAGAATCGTCTCTAGCTGTAGTGAACACGTATTTTCCTCATATGGAAAAAGTGTATGCGCCAATCGTTCTTTCACAACAAGTAATCGTTCAACAACATTTATTGAATGAGGAATAA